The DNA window GGTTTTGATACGGTAGTTGTTTCCTGTGTGTCCCAGATAACTGGATGTACGAGAGGGCGTCCAAGGTGTACTTTCTGGGAGACATGATTAATGTGGCGGTGTCCGTACAACAGTATCACCATGTCCccatgcgtgtgtttgtggacAGCTGTGTGGCCACCCTGGTCCCTGACACCAATTCTGCCTTGAGATATGACTTCATCCGAAATCACGGGTAAGGCCAATATAAAATTCATCGAAATGTTATTGCCAGGTCTTCAAATTATGTTCACGAATTAACCTGTTCCTTCATGTGAGACCTTGTTGGCTTTGCTTTCCACTCATTCTTGATGTGTGATTGTTTAACCGTTGGGTGACCAGGATGTGATAACTCGCACCTTTCCCTCCAGGTGTTTAATTGATGCCCTGCAAACGGGCTCCAGCTCTCACTTCCTGGACCGGACCCAGCCAGAGACACTGCACCTCCAGCTGGAAGCCTTCCGCCTCCAGCAGCAGACCAGCTCTGAGGTGAGTTATTCTGTCTGCTAGGGAACAGCAAGGGAGGAAGTTGGCTGATTAAAGTCAATGCCTGATGGACTAAAGGGTGTAACTAATCAGGTTTGGGCCTGTCGTCACAATGACAGCCTATGCCTAGTTTCTCAAGGCTAAAACGATCTTACCTCAGAACTCATACTATTGTGCTGACCAGCTGTTGGAACTGgctaatgtatttattttacatgtcACATGGCAATGCTGTGCTGTGCACACATTAGGATTAAACCAGTTCAGATTCCACTGGTTAACCAAAGTCTCTCCCACAGATGTATATCTCCTGTCTTCTGAAGGCCACTGTAGCAACAGCTCCTCTGGACACTGAGCACAAGGCCTGCTCGTTTGCTTCAGGAACTAATAAGTATGTATGGGTTTCTCTTCTATATGCATTATTAGGGGCTCATCCTGCTAATATTGTGGTCACCTCTCTGCTCTTCTCCAGGTGGGTGGGAGCTGATGGGAATGATGTGGTGTGTGGCTGCTGTGAGACTTCCTGTAGtcagaggaaggggaggagtcTGCCAATTACAGGTGTTAACATCCCACATTTAAAAGATCAACCTTCAGTTCCACAAATGCATCTGACACTCAAATATCCCACAGTTTCTCAAGTTTAATTAATCAGAATTTCGCCTGGTGACTCAGATGTGACCTGTCCTGCTGGTACCTGTGAGGGCCTCTTCATAGGTTTAAATCAGTCTGTGATTAGACATTTTAATGAAGAAAATtaagtggaactggctttgataTCCAGAGTTCAAAACCCAGACTCTACATGCTGTCAGTTACATTTCCACTTCCTTCTGACTCCAATCCTTTGTGATTACTTTCAAGGTCTCTTTAGTGACATACAATGATCTTTCACTGAATATAGAGATTGTGTTTGGTTGTAACAAAGCAGAACTATGCACCTCTTCATTTGCCTGACCCTGGACAGCTACTGTATGTGGTTATTCTCTCCAGATTTGGAGTGGGAGGTGGATGCTATGTTTGGGCCAATCTTCATTCAGGAAACATATGTGAAAGGACAACAGGAAGTGCATGCTCAAGAACATGAAGTACAGGCTCAAGCACAAAGCTTTCATATGTTGCCAGATGAGCAGTCCAGCACAGGTAACTATGCCACCACATTTCAGCTTTACTTCATTGTGTGCATCTCTTTTGCAACTTTTTCGTCACAGCCAGGTCAGTTCTAGAACCATTAAATCCAGTATTTTGTTATAGGTGTCTCTTCAGAGTCCATAGCCATGGTGGGAGTAGCTTTGGTGTTGGGCCTGCTCTGTGTGGCTGTCCTGGTTACCATCCTGTACAGAAAGAACCAGCCTGTACAGAGTCCTGTGATCCCAGCACCCACTGACTGATGACAATAAACATGGCTGCCGTGCCCCTTTTCAACCACTCTGTTTGCTGGTTTTCTCTTTTCATTTGAAAGAGTCATTGACAATGTTTAGTATCCTTAACTGTAAATGGTCTGTGCTGAGAACCTCATTCATAGTTGTATTTATACCAAAGGCCTGATCTTAGGTACTATATGGGCTGTTTCTTCTAGTTATCTACATTAATTACTTGAATTAGATTAAATAAATggatagacatttcatttttttatcttGATAGCTGAAATTCCAGTAGATGCTTAGTTAGATTCTCACTGATAATGGGCAACTTGGCAGTAATGGCTGCCAGTCTAACTTTCCCCACTAGATGGAGACCGTTGTAAGCCTGTCAGTAAGAACTAATTTAGTTCTTTAATCCAGATACTATGGTTTAATCAGAGGGTTTCAGCTTCTCTGCCATGTCTCATTGAGGTTAAGGCCAAAGTGAATCATGAACAGCCCAGATGGTGATTCATGAATTGTGGCTGTGTTCTGGAAGGACGCTGTGCCTGTAAGGCATAGAAACACCATCCTTTAGATGCATGTCACTGATCTAATCACAGTAACGACCACCAATAAATACTGGTTAAGATTTACCATTAAGCTTTTGGCACTGAAATGCCATTGCTCATCAGATTGCAAAATTATAGAAATAACCAGCCAGGCGGctgtgtaaaacattttgttgcttgTTATGTTTTCGGCTACATTTCTAGATTAAAAGTACCAAGAATAATCACCATCGTTAAGTAATGAGGAAAACTGACCAACCTGATTCCTTTGATTCCACAGACTTGCCCATCTTTCCCAGCATTTTATTTCTtacaatacacccccccccccccattttacTGTATCTGCAAAAATGGCCCACGAGTATATACACTTTAGCTAAGAGCAGGTAAACATACCGAAGGGCAATAGGAGACAAAACTGAGTACAACCATGCCAGCCATGACCTTTGCAAAAGAATAGGGCGAAAGGTCAATTCAAGAACAAATTATTCACAACCCAGTAAGTCAGACAGGCAATGACTTCAGATGGTAATTCGGAGGATTGCAGACAAGGGAAAAGTCCCAGACAAGGTAAATACCTTTGGACAGAAGGCTCAAGTGCTCCATTGACAATGTGAGTACCATTCAAACCCACTGTATTAACCCACGCAGGACTGCTGGCCCAGATGGCCTCCCAGGTCTGTCCAACCAGCAGGAGTCTTAGCAAGCATGCAGTGTTATTTAGTTGCATCTACCCTCTAGCAAGCAAAAGTTTCTCAAGAGGATGTTAAATCGAtgttttgactaaatattttatttaactgaCTGAATCAATATATAGCTTGTATGTAACATGTGTAACAAGTACAACATAGAAAATATTCCAGAAGCATATATCAACAACTCTCTCAACGTTGCACATGTAGTTTCAGAtataatgcattgttttcacAATGTGAAGTCTTCAGTACACAGTATACAACGTAAAGTAATTTTGCAATTAACAGCAGAATCGACACTACGAATGAAGTGTCTTCTATAAGCATCACTGATACTGTCATTGAGGTGTCTTTTCCCCAATTCCCCAGCAAGGAGCAGCATTGTGCCCGCTAACATGGCCCATGCTAAGACACATTACAGGAGCATCTGGCTGCCAGCACAGGATATGACCCCTGATAACACTGGTTGTAATTGTGGTAGGAGCCAGGTGTAAAATGGATGAATATCATAGTATCCAAATTGttaatttgtattatattagcAGTTCTGCTGTTTTGAACCATCATCTATTGATCATTTGTGATTATTATGATGGAAGCAATATCACAGCACACAAAGTGGTAATACTGGAAACGGCACCATCGCACAGGCTAGATTATAAGGAATTTCGTATGAAACAGATGTGGCTTCCAATAATGTGCTCTGATGTTGTGTCTCGTCCATGCAAAATTGTCCAAATAAGTGTTAAATTATCGATTTTATTCGAGACGGTTCTAACATTATTGGCGCTGCAGCATATAAATCTTTCCGTCTCCGGCTACAGTCCAATAATGTAATGATGTAGTCAGAATAAAGCGTGCACGAAGGAGTAATTGGCATTATACCGTACTTCGCTTTACCCTTCTTGGCCTAGGCTATAGGGAACTTTTAACTTTTTGGAAACTCAACGCACTGAGTCACTGAACCAACTAAGCGACGTGGATTTACTCCAACCTACCCCGCCCCCATCCAATGCTGCGGGTTTATAAAAAAAGTAAAGGCGGAATTGTTTTCTGTGCAGGTTCGAATCCGTCCATCTTTAAACTGAATAGTTCGGTTCTGCTGCTAGATTAGATTAATCCTCGTTCCGTCACTCTTCATTCTCTGTCTCCCAGTTGCATCAATTTGCGCCGTATAATATTATAACAACAATCAACCGCCGCGCGAGCTGGAGGCGCGAAGAGATGGGCAGATGGCGCGTAATTGGCTTGCGACGCGAGCCAGGGGAGTCTAGCTCGCCGTCTCCAGGGAGAGACCGTTTCTAAAGTGCAGGTGCGTTGGGATATGTTAAAATgtgcagtggcgtttttatgtgtaaaaaattggtgggtcACAAACCATGACAAAAtttaggatacataccagtaaagctacaaaacaccctcttgatgtgtttatttaacacataaacaaacagtgtggctccacaaaacacttttaactacagagcggcttgcttctaccaaatgttgtagtacacatactagagagagagagagagagagagagagaccttcttgtgtaattactctccttctctctcacacacatgtacaattatcactgtcacatttacaaacctaaattaggaatgcaaccaagctcagaaacaatgtgcctacaggcccATACGGGAACAGAAATGAGCTCAACActactgaaggccacaacaaagcggaaagacaactttttagggatacagatccattctaggACAACAACCTttatagataagcatggacacgctgacactcgtcaccatctatatcaatcgatccagcacaaaaatatgaccaattcatggaccagcaccacaaaggcaggatgataaaatgtgctttcactctgagggctcacttgaagagaaaggtgaaaTGGCGGTTCTTCcactgggcaaacttttcgattactttgggagtgacaggacaaattgtgggaagagcgagctgtcagcttggcagcgatcaggtggtcactttgtgaaaactccacctgactgtgtcgcatgtctcctccatcaccggcggtgtgttggttactcatcggcctggctcgtctgttccatcggtggcagcccattcattgcttctgcatattctggacattccctttgaaacgggtgagcgcactgctaatcccagatacatcgatgctccgtttttgcagagtgttgtataaaacataaacttttggcataaggaagaaaaaaaattcagcaGCTGCAAAAAAGCTCGTTCCccgagtttttttgacaggccgtaagcctcacttatggtggactcatcccatcctggttgtgtgcgtatgtcctccatacacaggagcagcgcagtgcggttttcccaaactgcattgacagttctacttttaaagttccatcgtacagcgggtggccttggaatgcgtctctgtgttgcctcagcaagtgcctcaacacgttttggagcgccagagaaaagggtggcaaaagcagttaaaaacaccaaactggtcatgtgggtatgtctctttcattagcgtctgtacccctcggacgtttccactcattatagccgcaccatcataagtctgagcaatcagcttttatcccagcttcagtggttccagcacacccttgatgctattagagaggccatGTCTAGTTTTATCTTttacttccacaaactccaaaaacctctctgtcactgtattgtcaggctacatgtatcacaacacaaccaccatttgtgatttacaggagtgcaagatgtccctttgaagatgggctgagcgtcatagtgcctctgaagtctcgaatcgccctcacacatagtctcgaaaatgcatctgaatattccaggattcagggagtccactgactcgttgtgcccccgcagtgcggtttcacattttccacacagttcaatacatttaatgatccgactgagaacgtacctgttttcctccacctgtttgttatgctgctcaatggagcgcctgtatgcactgtcaacttgggctgcgacatttacccttccaagtacaACCAATTTCCCAGCATTGTCCAGAtaactcccgctgctctcatgttttgcaatcctctcagaaagatgtttcacatctttgtaacccgtcctccaccaagtaccatctccaccaaatagcagacatggaaaacagaagagtgccttcttttgtatgctaaccgttagccactttttcttcaaaagccacgccacgttaaacccgcggttacttttaccagcagtttgagtgatgacaatatcccatggctgatgggcaccaagtcgctttacttcaagtttatcccccaaattaagggtttcaaaccgttGCTTGAAAGTCTGAAGCAGCACGGCAgcgaccaatgaacatgaaataaaatcctaacacaaatgatatgcaattaaggaagatgctatattcatagataataaattataggaactaatctttgagaaataaaaataacatacttttgttgcagttctttctgttgaaaGAACTGTGACCTCTGGCTCTTTTTCAAAGTCCAATTAGGTCTACTTAGAGAAGGCAAGCAGACAGGATGCGCGTGGACGCTCCAGATTGATTTATTGTATGTTTGTCCAGCTCAGCATATAAAACCATTATGGATTTCACAGCATTTTATAAGCTGTTGATAGGCTTACCTGATCTTCAGCGCCATAGAGCTCAGTGAAGCTACATAAACTTACTGTCTATTCCGGTGGTGCTGAATCAGCACCAGATGGGTTTTCCACTGGCGCCAATCACAGCTACATTTTGGGAGGGTGCTGCGAGTTAGCTGTGACACCATCTTTCGGCTTATCTGCATAAAAGTCGTCCTGCTGTAGGCCTATGTGGAGGATGTCATAAGAGGTGGATTTTTTTATAACCCTAATGCACTCCTTAGGTTAATTATATCATAGTTTCATCAACGGTGTGAAAACATGGTCTTTACACAGCTGGGGACATATCTTCCCAATGGAACGTAGAAACACCCATAATGCTGTTGCTAACAACAGAACAAGGAGCAGTGAGGTGATGAGAGAGTATGCAGATACAGCCTTCCACCTCTTCTCAGTCGATCCAATTTAGCTCCAGAAATAGTCCATTTCAAAAAGAATGGCTTTCCCTTTCTGTGAGAAATGCAGTAGAAATTGAATATGGCATGGACTTGGGCCGTGGCATTTTTCAAGGCCTTAGTGCTGTACAAGCCCATCCTGGCTCATCGTTCCTGTATCAGACTAATAAATTAGGCCCAGCTCCACCATAACAGGAGAGGAAGTGTCTGACTTAGCCACCAGCTGTGACCCAGGGTTACCTAGCAACAGGTTGGGCCCTGAAAACATTGTATAGACAGAGGGTATGTGGAAAGATCTCATGCAAgtctgagagagatggagacagactcAGAGTACGATTACATATGTTTATGAGTTGGTTTCCCAGACACAGATGATTCCAGTTCTGCactaaaaaaatttttttttctcctttaacAATTTAGGGACATCCAACTGAATCTATGGACCTGTCTCATCTCAACCACCAGGttcgggagagttgaagatcatgACAAGCCATCCTCCTAGGCATCCATGCCAAGCCATTCAAATTATTTCAGACTACTCATCCAACCCCAAAGTCATTGGGTCAAggagaacattttaactttagtTTATGAAACAGCTCTACACACATAGTGGGGTGTGAGGGAACCTTTAGCATACCTTTAGCATACCAAATGTGgaacaacattttggaaataatcACCTCGTCACAGCCAAGACTATTCAAGAGCTCTTTGAGCAAGGCCCTTTCTCCACTTTACAgaatcagaatacattttattgcaaaGGACTTTTTTCTGGTCTGTTAGTGCATCAATTTTgtacaaaggaaataaaaacaataagaatAGTGGACAGAGCATGAAAACAGTAAACTGAgataataaattactaaaacatATAGAAGGTGCAAAAATTGTCCAGTGACGgttgtgtgtaaatgtgagtGCATGTGTCCAGCTTGTCGAGGTGAGTGCATGTGTCCAGCTTGTCGGGTGAGAATGGTAGGCACATCCCATGTCAGTGCTGGTTGGGACTTGTGAGGGCTCCATTGGAACCATTAGAGCCTGTGGATCCTATAACACTATCCTGCAAAACAACCCTGCTCATGGTTTTACTCTTGTATAACCGAAAACCAAGGTGACACTGTGCACAAAACTGAAAGCAGCTAAAGTCGTGTTCTCTTTCACAGAAATAGACTagaacaattaaaaacaatggACATAAATTGTCTGAAATCACTTCCTAGACACAGTACAATTTCTTTGAATACTTGACTTCTAAATGCCATAGAAACAAACCAAAGATACTGCTTAAAAAAACGTTCTGTGACAAACAACTTTTAAGCGAAATTGAACGCACCTCTCAAGTATACCAGCACATCTACCATTGGCAAAGGCTAATCACAGATGATTAGAGCAATTGATGATTGATGGGCAGCTGTGAGAGAGGGCGTGTTTGGGCTAGCAGAGTAGGATAAAAGCAGCAGTCTCAGGTCTATGTTAGTATTAGTGAGTTTCTCACTATTAGCTAGTTCTGATATTTTGAACCTGAACTTCTCACGAGCAGCAAACCGCACCCAAGAGTCCTGACCATGGGTAAGGGCATATTAATGCAAAATTTGGTTTAACAATTGAATTGCTTTGGTGTAActtaatacatttacaatagGAAAAGgaatcaggcaagcctagttctgctggCCTGCCATTAGGAGTGACTGTTgcccaaacaaaaaaaactttttccTAGAATTTATCCCATCCATagaacattttagtaattaacCTGGATTAACTGTTTTTCTGTTACAGCTGTGAAGGTACTGATTGTGTACTCCCACCAGAGTGCTGGGTCATTTAACGCTGCAGCCAAAGAGGTGGCTGTTGAGGTCCTGACGGCACAGGGGTGTCAGGTGGAGGTGTCGGACCTCTACGCCATGAAGTTTAATCCTTCTGCTACGGCTGATGACATTACTGGAGAGGTGAAGGATGCTGAGCACTTCCATTATGGAGAGGAGACCATGCTGGCATGGAAGGAGGGACGGCTCTCTGCTGACCTCACTGAGGAACAACGCAAACTCTCTGCTGCAGATGTTGTCATATTCCAGGTGAGGTATCCTGGATTATTGGACCTCAGACAGTATCATCCACTGATGCCTTTCTAAATGTACACTAACCTGTTTCATTGGAATGTTAGTTCCCCATGTACTGGTTCACTGTTCCTGCCATTATGAAGGGCTGGATTGACCGGGTTCTCACAATGGGCTTTGCCTACACCTCAGAACAGAGGTACAGTCAAGGTATCTTCAAGGTAAGGGGTCCTTATGCCATATGGCTGTGTTCATGCTTCTAGGTTCTGAAGGGCTGTCAGTCTTGACACATGAATCTTTCTCCAGGAGAAGAAAGCCATGCTGTCTTTCACTACTGGATCCTCTGAGTCCATGTTCAGTTCTAATGGCATCAACGGAGACATAAACATCACCTTGTGGCCACTGCAGGTGATGTTTGGAGAAGGAACCACTAGTATTGACTGGGCTTTCATTGAAGCATTACTAAGACTAAATTGGATCTACTTGCTGAACTGTAATTCTGTTCTCTTGTAGAATGGTATCCTGCACTACTGTGGCTTCCAGGTTCTGGCTCCACAGATCTTCTGGGCACCTCATCACATCTCTTCTGAGGCTCGTTCTACCATGCTGGAGGCCTGGCGCACACGACTACAAGGGCTTCTGGGAGAGATGCCGCTCTCCTTCACCCCCTCAGACAGCTTTGATTGTGAGCGGGGCTTCCAGCTCAAAGAGGTTATTGAGGAGAAGCACAAGTCTGAAGACGTTGGCCTGACAGTTGGCACTCACCTGGGCAAACGCATCCCACCCAACAGCCAGATCAAAGCTGGGGTGTAGAACAAATGTTGTGCTGTTCTGTATGTGCTGTCTGTTGTGCTgctttaagaaataaacaatgttgtttatgtattaaGTGCTCACTCTTACTGCCATTTTGGCCGCGTAGACAACTACTCGAactctgtctgtgttccttcTAGTGGATTGGTcatggcggggggggggggaccattTAGTTGACAGGTCCTTTCCTCATCTGGGTAAGGTCTTAGTTGGCACCGTAGGGTAACCTAAATGTCATTCCCAGATACTTCAACATTCAGAAGGTCTGGAGGAATGTCTGGAATGTGGTTTTTGCCACTAACTGTTTCCCAGGGCAACAGTCATTAACTCTAGTCATAATCCAACAAATCTCTCACCTGTAAAGGTTTTCTGAATTGTTTTGCTTTCAACTTCGGTGGTTGTTGGTTCTCGAAGCAGTTCCCAATAGGTAAACTGAATTCAGAAATGGCAAATGACAGTGCATCTGAGAAACTGATTTGCCAATCATGGTGTGCTAACTACCAGGAATGACCATTGTGGTCCATTTTGGCAAATTGATTGCTACAGTGGCAATTACACATTTCCACCCCAATACTGTAggctagtgatggccaaataAGGCTTCATTGGGGTTATTTTAGAAGGATatactggcagcactcagattgtCTTTATTACAAAAGCCATCACTGTattttataaggcaatatagttaatctagtcaaaaaagaacacaaggacattgaaatgtacagactagattttgaactatattgccttatttcaatgatggcctttattttgaaaaagaaaaactgagttagcactgctagcataatggaaatgaagcctcgtatggccatcactactgtAGGCTAACAATGTATTGTCATCAACAGCAAAACCTAAAAGgaataaaaatattacatttgtctgttttaaattGAAGTAGATTTGTAAGTATGGCTTGCTATTTGCAATAAATTATTGGCTCTCAACTGAATAAAAGCCTTGCTGtgatataaaaatgttgagCTTATTTTTACTTACTGATCTAGGAAAATCACAGTAAATTtcattttttcaaaaatgttcagagtgcctgagatattcttCACTAAAAACTGTCTTGCCAGTCCATCAGTCAATTTGCAATGTTTTCTTGtcatactcgctttagacactcaGTACTAACCCCCACCccggactagctaatactattccagtcTTGTTCAGTGAgggaagaggagcaggagacaagtcattttattgtttgaatTCAGTCTTGCAAACATTAAaagcaggattctacacagtgcccctttaagtaaATTGAACATATCTCAGATGAATTCTAGTACACCTACCACTAGCAGAAGGCAATCACAGTTGATTAGCTTAATTGCAGCTTAGAACACAGCTGTGTCAGAGGGTGTGTTTGGGCTAACA is part of the Esox lucius isolate fEsoLuc1 chromosome 16, fEsoLuc1.pri, whole genome shotgun sequence genome and encodes:
- the LOC105030596 gene encoding zona pellucida sperm-binding protein 3; its protein translation is MNHRIMGQLQRKCLHLISLLGLAWLCEGSLRGLSIYRPTASFNYKVASQARPNPVVPVQNPIPFPARIQKLPQALSKSPVTTQPPAQQPVVKVITPLEHIKSVGARCGEDVVQVEVKLDLFGTGQLVKAEDISLGGCLSVGLDLSAQVLLFESELHTCGSVLTMTEDNLVYAFTLLYTPTPEGASSIVRTNSATVHIECRYLRRHNVSSDALKPTWLPYSATKTSEESLSFSLVLMTDNWMYERASKVYFLGDMINVAVSVQQYHHVPMRVFVDSCVATLVPDTNSALRYDFIRNHGCLIDALQTGSSSHFLDRTQPETLHLQLEAFRLQQQTSSEMYISCLLKATVATAPLDTEHKACSFASGTNKWVGADGNDVVCGCCETSCSQRKGRSLPITDLEWEVDAMFGPIFIQETYVKGQQEVHAQEHEVQAQAQSFHMLPDEQSSTGVSSESIAMVGVALVLGLLCVAVLVTILYRKNQPVQSPVIPAPTD
- the LOC114828788 gene encoding NAD(P)H dehydrogenase [quinone] 1-like, yielding MAVKVLIVYSHQSAGSFNAAAKEVAVEVLTAQGCQVEVSDLYAMKFNPSATADDITGEVKDAEHFHYGEETMLAWKEGRLSADLTEEQRKLSAADVVIFQFPMYWFTVPAIMKGWIDRVLTMGFAYTSEQRYSQGIFKEKKAMLSFTTGSSESMFSSNGINGDINITLWPLQNGILHYCGFQVLAPQIFWAPHHISSEARSTMLEAWRTRLQGLLGEMPLSFTPSDSFDCERGFQLKEVIEEKHKSEDVGLTVGTHLGKRIPPNSQIKAGV